The Polyangium spumosum DNA segment GCCGGCTCGGCGCCCACGTCCGCCGCCGCCGCCGCCGCCGCGCCCGCCTCCACCGCCGCGCCCGCCTCTCCCTCGGCCGCCGCCTCCACCTCCACCGCCGCCGCCCCCGAAGAGCCCGTCGCCTTCGATCCGGACGCCGCCCTGCCCCTCCTCGACGACCCACGCCTCGCCGCCGTCAAGGCCGCCGTGGCGCGCGAAGCCTACGTCGAGGCCGCGCGGGAGCTCGACACCGCGCTCGCCAAGGAGCCACGCCCCTCCCGCGAGGAGGAGCACGCCTTCCGCTACCAGCTCGGCCGCCTCCGCGCGCTCGCAGGTGATCCGCTCGGCGCCGCGCGCGCCTTCGGGGAGGCCGCCGCGGTGGGCGGGCCCCTCGAAGGATACGCCCGCTACGAGGCCGCCGATCTGTCGGTCCGCGCCGGCGAGCACGCCGAGGCCCTGCGCCACATCGAGAAGATCCCCGCCGATCTGCCCGTCGCCTCCCAGGTCGTCCTCCTGCGCGCCGACGCCCTGCTCGGCAAGGGTGACCTCGACGCGGCGTTGCCCCATTACCGCGCCTACCTCGGCAAGTCGGGCCACCCGCCGCGCTGGGTCGAGGTCTCGCTGAAGGTGGCCCGCGCCCTCCTGCAAAAGCCCTCCGAGGAGCACGCGGAAGAAGCCATCGGCCTCGCCCGGCGCGTGATCTACGAGGGTCCCTCGGGCGCGGGGAGCGGGGAGGCGAAGGCTATCGAGAACGACGCCCTCGGCAGCTTGCCCTTCCCGCGCCGCAAGGCCTTCGAGACCCCGAGCCAGGACGACCTGCTCTCGCAGGCCAAGCGCCAGCTCGCCGCCAGCCAGAGCCGCGCGGCCCTGCGCACGACCGACGGGCTCATCGCCGATCCCCGCGCCGCCACGCCCGGCGACCTCGGCTGCGGCGCCTGGATGGTCCGCGCCGAGGCCCTCTTCCGGCTGCGCAAGAGGCCCGAGGCGGCCGACGCCTACGGCAGCGCGATCGAGCGCTGCGCCGGCACGCCTCGCCGGGTCGAGGCCCTCTGGCACGGCGGCAAGGCCTCCGCGCGCGCGGCCCGAAACGCCGAGGCCGCGCAGCGGTACGGCCTGCTCGAGCAGGAGTTCGCGCCGCACAGGCTCGCCGACGACGCGCGCTTGAAGGGGGCCCTCGCGGCGCGCGAGCTCGGCGACGAGGCGCGCTTCACGCAGATGCTCACGAAGATGCCCGACGACTACCCCGAGGGCGACATGACGACCGACGGCCTCTTCGAGCTCGCCCTCGGTCGCATGACGAAGCGCGACTGGGCCGGCGCCGTCGCGCCCCTCGAGCGCGCCCTCGCCCGCGCCCCGCGCGAGCGCGTCTACTACGCGGCCGGCCGCCTGCCCTACTACCTCGCGCGTGCGCGGCTAGAAACCGGCGCGATCGATCAGGCCAAGGAGCTCTTCGCCTCGGTCATCCGCGACTACCCGCTCACGTTTTACATGTCCCTCGCCTACGCGCGCCTCGCGGACAAGGACCGCGTCGCCGCCGACCGTGCGCTCGACGAGGCGCTCGCGCGCGAGGGCGCGACGGCCCCGCTGCCGCCGCCGGCGAGCGCGGCGTTCGCCCAGCCAGCGTTCGTCCGCGCGCTCGCGCTCGCGCGGCAAGGCGAGTCGAGGCTCGCGCGTATCGAGCTCGATCGCCTGGGCGTCGGCGCCCGCACCGCGCCGCCCGAGGTGCTCTGGGCCGCGGCGCTCCTCTTCTCACGGGCCGGCTCGCCGAAGGAGGCGCACCAGATCCTGCGCACCGCGACGAACACGATCCCCAAGGGACGCGCCGAGCTCACGGACTGGACCGATCACTACCCCGCCGGCAACTGGCGCTCGGCCTGGGAGATCGCCTTCCCGCGCCCCTACGCGTCGATCGTCGCGGCCGAGGCGCAACGCAGCGGCATCCCCGAGTCGCTCGCCCACGCGATCATGCGCGAGGAGAGCGCGTTCGATCCACGCGTCGTCTCCAGCGCGGCGGCGGTCGGGCTGATGCAGCTCATCTTGCCGACGGCGCAGCGCATGGCGAAGCCGCTCAAGCTGAAGGCCACCGCCGAGTCGCTGAAGCGCCCCGAGATCAACGTCGCGCTCGGCTGCCGCTACCTCTCGATCCTGCGCGCGAAGTTCAAGGACAACCCGCTGCTCGCGATCCCCGGCTACAACGCGGGCGGGGGCAAGCCGAAGGACTGGGTGGACGAGCGCCCGAACGAGGACTTCGACCTCTGGGTGGAGCAGATCCCCTACGAGGAGACGCGGAACTACACGAAGCGGGTGATGACGAGCATGGCCGCGTACGACTTCCTCTACGGGAAAGGCAAGTCGGGCGAGGCGCTCGCGGCGCCGCTCCACGCGAGCCCGGCGGCGCGGGGGGCGCTGGCGGCGAAGGCGCCGTAGGGCCTCACTCGCCTTCGGGTCTTCGCCACCGCGTCGTGAGCTGATCCTTCTCGCGGGCGAGGCCGTGCGCGCGCATGGCCTCCATGACGAGCCCGGCGCTCTCGGGGCTGTGGACGGGCGCGGCGGCGATACGCGGCCAGGCGGAGGACGCGTGCAGCGGCGTGGTCGAGCAGAGCAGCTCGGTCACGCCGCGGAGGTCGTGCACGCAGTCCTTCGGCTCGATGCCGCTCGCCAGGCCGTCGACGCGGACGTCGGTCGCGAGGTTTCCCACGAGCTCGGTCCACCGCGCGCGGATCTCGTCGGTCATCTCGAGGCCGGGCGGGAGCGCAGGCGCGGGCTTCTCGATCTCGCGCAGGGGCTCGTCCCCGGCGCGCGTGTACAGGAAGGGATCGCCGATCCGGACGGCCCAGCCGAGTTCGAACCAGAACAGGACCATGGACGCGCCGCGGGCGCTCGGGTGCAGCGGGTCGGTCGGGTTCGACGTGAGGAGCGCCTGCAAGGCCTCGACGTACTTCACCGCGACGGCCTCGACCGCCTCGCGCGGCGGCGCCTTGCCGAGCCAGTGCTCCGGCGGCTGGAACGCCTCCCAGCGCGGCGTCGGCGCGTACCCTCGGACGCCGGTCAGATGAAGGACCCGCACGATCCGGCTGTAGTGAAACCGGGCGACGCGGAACTCCGGGTACTCCTGCTCGGTGAACTTCCAGAGGAGCTGATCGCAGGCTTCGTAGTGGACATGGCCGTTGGGCACGGTCGCCATCCTCCCGCGGGTCGACGCGAAGGGGAAGCGGGGGGGCGTGTCCTGGGGACAGTTCTGGTAAGGTTCGCCCGTGACCACCCCGAGCCCGGCCGAAAAGCTCGTCGGCGCGACCCTCAACCGGCGCTTTCGGCTCGTGCGCCTGCTCGGCGAAGGCGGCATGGGCGCCGTCTACGAGGCCGAGAGCGTACAAGGCGAAGGCAAGCGCGCGGTGAAGATGCTCCACGAGGAGTTCACCCGCATCCCCGAGGTCCGCGACCGCTTCCTCCAGGAAGTGACGGCCACGAAGAACCTCGTGCACCCGAACGTCGTGCCGATCCTCGAGTCGGCCGTCGCCGAGGACGGCTCGCCGTACCTCGTGATGGAGCTCCTGCGTGGCCAGTCGCTCGGCGACAAGCTCGACGGCGGCGTGATCCTCCCCGTGCCCGAGGCCTTCCGTATCACGAGCCAGATCCTCGCCGCCCTCTCGGCCGCCCACGCGCAGCGCGTCGTGCACCGCGATCTCAAGCCCGACAACGTCTTCGTCGCCAGGGATCCGGGCGGCAACGAGGTCGTGAAGATCCTCGATTTCGGCATCGCGAAGGTCATGGACGCCGCGGGCGGCATGGGGAACAAGACCCGCACCGGCGCGCTCATCGGCACGCCCGGGTACATGAGCCCCGAGCAGATCAAGAGCGCGAAGAACGTCGACCCGCGCAGCGATCTCTGGGGCGTCGCGACCATCCTCTACCAGATGCTCACGGGGACGTTGCCCTTCGAGGCCGACAACGACTTCACCCGCCTCACCGCGGTCATCGTCGGACACCCGACGCCGATCACCGTCTACGCCCCCGAGCTCCAGCGCTTCACGCCCTTCTTCGATCGCGCCCTCGAGAAGGACCCGAACAAACGCTTCCAGACGGCCGACGAGATGGCGCAGGTCCTCGCCGCCCTCGTGCGCGTCGAGGCGCCGACGGCCGCGGCGCAAGGCGGATGGCAGCCGCAACAAGAGAGCGCAGCGACGCTCGCCTCGGCGGCCACGACGGTGATGCCCGTGATCACGACGCCCCACCCGCCTCCGATGGCGCCCGTGTCGGGCTCGTTCGCCGTCGCCGACACCGATCCCGCGGCCTCGCCGCGTCAAACGGCGCCTGGCGCGCCCGCGCCGGCCGCCGTGCTCTACACGCCGCAACCCGCGGGCGGCACGCAGATGAGCCCCGAGCGGCACGGCCCGCCGATCCCTCGCGCGGCCCCGCAGGTCGCCATCGTGCCCGCGCCGCCCCTGCCCAAGCCGGCCGGCGTGCCCGTGCCGATCGCCGCCGCGATCGCCTTCGGCGCCTTCCTCCTCGGCCTCGTGATCGGGCTCGTCGTGGGAGGTTGACGTGCCCGCGCTCCTGCTCACGGCCCGCTTCGCCAAGGCCCTCGCCTCTGCCGCCTCGCTGGTCGTGAGCCTCGCGAACCCGGCGAGCGCCGTCGCCGAGGCCCCGGCCGAGCCGCGCTTCATGGTCGTCGACCTGCACGCCGACGTGCCCTGGCAGGTCCACGGCAAGGGCCGCTCGCCGAAGCTCACCGAAGGGCAAGCGCGCATCGAGGCGCTGCAAAAGGGCGGCTACGGCGGCGTGGTCCTGCCGATCTACATCTCCGACAAGATCAAGGGCGGGCCGAAGATCGACGACGCCGAGGCGATCTACCGCGCGGCGCTCTCGATCGTCGAGGCGAGCCCGATCTTCTTGCCCCTCGGCTCGCGCTTCGCCGAGCCCGATCGTATCAGCACCTTCCTCGCGATCGAGGGCGCGGGCGCGTTCGCCGAGGACATCACCGCGATCGATCGTTTCATCGATCGTGGCGTCCGCCTCGTGAGCCTCGCGCACGCGAGGAACAACAAGCTCGCCTCCGCGGCGACGGGCGGCGGCGCGAAGTACGGCCTGACCGACCTCGGCAAGCAGTTCGCCGCGCGTATCTACGAGAAGGGCGCGCTCGTGGACGTCTCGCACCTCTCCGACGCGGGCTTCCGGGATCTCGTCCCCATCGCCGAGGCGCACGGCGCGCCCATCGTCGCGACACACTCGAACGCGCGCGCGCTCTGCGACGTGCCGCGCAACCTCACGGACGAGGAGCTGCGCACGATCGGCCGCACGGGCGGCGTCGCGGGCCTGAACTTCCACGCGCCCTTCGTGAAGGCGGGCGGCGCGGCGACGCTCGCCGATCTCGTGGCCCAGGCCGAGCACATGATCACGATCGCCGGCGTCGATCACGTCGCGATCGGCAGCGACTTCGACGGCGACATCCGGCCGGCCGAGGGCATGGAGGACGCGTCGCGTCTGCCCGCGCTCGCCCGCGAGCTGAAGAAGCGGGGCCGAAAGGACGACGAGATCCTGAAGCTGTTTTCGCTGAACGCGCTGCGCGTGCTCGGCTGGCGTCCGTCCCTGGCTCGGGGGCTCCGCTCGGCAGAGCCGAGCTCTGCCCCCGAACCCCCGCCGCAGAAGAACGACGCGCACAAGGCTCCCTGACCGAGAGAAGAAAGGACCTTTCATGACCACCGAGCTCGAGACCCGTTGCTTGAACGTCTTCCCCGAGTGGCTGCGCACGCTCGCCGCCGACGCCGACGACATCGCGAAGCTGCTCGCCTCGACGTCGGCGCCGCTCTCGGCGCGGCGGTACGTCGCGGCGGGGCTGAACTACCTGTTCAAGTCGCTCGACCTCATCCCCGACGGCATCGAGGACCTCGGCTTCCTCGACGACGCGTTCGTCCTGCGCGTCGCGGCCTCGCTCGCGCTCGACGAGAACCCCACCGTGCGCGCCGAGGCGCCCGCGCTCACGCGCCTCGCCGCCGACAAGGCGCTCATCCAGGAGCTGCTCGGCAAGGACTACGGCCGCCTCGAGAAGTACGTGCGCGAGTTGACCCGCGGCGCCGCGCGTGGTCGCACGGTCGACGAGATCATCGAGGACGACGGGACACGCAGCGCGTTCCTGAACGAGGTCTCCGGCTGGGCGCAGAGCTACCAGGCGCCGAGCTTCTCCCGCGACGAGAAGAACATCGTCAAGCTGCAGTCCTTCCTCTCGGCGAAGCTGCCCACCTGATGGAGAGCCCCGTGGCCGCTCCGTTCGACCTCGTGCTGAAGAGCCGCCGCGTCGTGTTGCCGGACGGGGTGCGCGAGGCCGCGATCGCCATCCGCGGCGAGCGTATCGCGGCGGTGCTCGACGCATCGGCCGTGCCGCCGGGCGCGCGCACGATCGACGTGGGCGATCGGGTGATCATGCCCGGCCTCGTCGACACACACGCGCACATCAACGAGCCGGGGCGCACCGAATGGGAGGGCTTCGAGACGGCCACGCGCGCGTGCGCGGCCGGCGGCATCACGACGGTCGTCGACATGCCGCTGAACTCGATCCCCGTGACCACGACGCGCGCGGCGCTCGACGAGAAGCGCCACGCATCCGCGGGGCGAACGTGGGTCGATCACGGCTTCTGGGGCGGCGTCGTGCCGGGCAACGAGCGCGAGCTCGAGCCCCTCGTCGAGGCGGGCGCGCTCGGCTTCAAGGCCTTCCTCGTGCACTCCGGCATCGACGATTTTCCCATGGCCGCCGAGGACGATCTGCGCCGCGCGATGCCGATCCTCGCGCGCCTCTCGGTGCCCCTGCTCGTGCACGCCGAGCTCGAGGACGACACGCCCGCGCCTGCTGGCGATCCGCGCAGCTACGCGACGTACCTCGCCTCGCGTCCGGCCGCGTGGGAAGAGCGCGCCGTGCGCCGCATGATCGATCTCTGCCGCACCTACGGCGGCCCCGTGCACGTCGTGCACCTCTCGGCCGCGGGCGCGCTCGAGGACGCGGGACGCGCGCGCGCCGAGGGCCTGCCGTTTTCGATCGAGACCTGCCCGCACTACCTGCTGCTCGCGGCCGAGGAGGTCCCCGAGGGCCACACCGAGTACAAGTGCGCGCCGCCGATCCGCGAGCGTGACAACCGCGAGCGACTCTGGAGCGCGCTCGTCTCCGGCGCGATCGACCTCGTCGTCTCGGATCACTCGCCGTGCACGCCGCGCCTGAAGCTCCCCGAGGAGGGTGACTTCCTGCGCGCGTGGGGCGGCATCGCCTCGCTCCAGCTCGGCCTGTCCCTCGTCTGGACCGAGGCCGAGAAGCGCGGCGCGACGCTCTCGGATCTCGCGCGCTGGATGTGCGAGGCGCCCGCGCGGCTCGCCGGTCTCTCCCACAAGAAGGGGCGGATCGCGCCCGGGCTCGACGCGGACCTCGTGGTCTGGGATCCCGAGGCGACGTTCGTCGTCGAGCCCTCGATCCTGCGGCATCGCCACCCGGTGACGCCGTACCTCGGGCGAACGCTGCGCGGCGAGGTGAAGAGGACGATCCTTCGAGGTCAAACGGTGTACGAGGACGGCGTCGTCCGTGACGAGCCCCTCGGCGTCCCGCTCCTGGGACGTGGTGCGTGAGAGAGGGAGACGATGGCTGATTTCGAGACGATGGTCGATCTCGCGTCCGAGCGCCTCGGAGGCGCGGCGATCTGGGCGACGGACGATTTCTTCGCGCCGAAGGAGAACCTGCTCAAGCCCGGCAAGGCGGTCTTCATCCCGGGCAAGTACACCGAGCAGGGCAAGTGGATGGACGGCTGGGAGTCGCGGCGGCGGCGCGAGGGAAGCGAGGACGCGTGTATCGTGCGCCTCGGCCTCGCCGGCCGGATCGCGGGCTTCGACGTCGACACGAGCCACTTCCTCGGCAACGCCCCCGCGAAGGTCTCCATCGAGGCGACACACGTGCCCGGTTATCGCTCGCTCGAAGCCTTGCTCGGCGCGGACGTCGCGTGGACCGAGATCCTCGCGCCCTCCGCGGTCAAACCCGGCTCGCAGAACCTGTTCGCCATCGCCGATCAGGGAACCTACTCGCACGTAAAACTGCGCATCTATCCGGACGGCGGCGTCGCGCGGCTGCGTGTCTACGGCGAGGTCGAGCCCGACTGGCCGTTGCTGCTCGCCGAGCATCACGTCCTCGATCTCGCGGCCGTCGAACACGGCGGCGTGGTCATCGCCGCGAGTGACGAGTTCTTCTCGGATCGGCGCAACCTCCTCCTGCCCGGCCCCTCGCGCGACATGGGCGACGGCTGGGAGAGCCGCCGACGCCGCGGACCGGGCCACGACTGGGCGATCGTGCGCCTCGGCCGCGCCGGCACGCTCGTGCGCACCGACATCGACACGACGCACTTCAAGGGCAACTACCCCGAGAGCTGCTCGCTCGAAGGTTGTTTCCTTCGTGGGGAAGCGACACCCGAGGCGCTCGAGGCGGCCGCGTGGAGGGAGCTCTTGCCGCGCACGAAGCTCGAAGCGCACACGCGGCATCAGTTCTCGCTCCACGCAGGCGGCCCCGTGAGCCACGTGCGGCTGCGTATCTTCCCCGACGGCGGCGTCGCGCGGCTGCGGCTCTACGGCGCGCCGTTCATGGGGTGAAGGAGCGACCGTGGACGAGTGCCGAGTCTTGAACGAGCTCGAAGGCGAGGAGGCGCGCGCCGCGCTCACGCGCTGCTGCGGCAGCACGCGCTGGGTCTCGCGGATGTTGCAAGAGCGCCCTTTCCAGAGCCGCGCCCACCTCTTCGAGGCAGCGTCGCGGCACTGGAGCGCGCTCGACGTCGCCGACTGGGACGAAGCGTTCTCGCATCATCCGCGCATCGGCGAGCCAAACGCGGCCGCGAAGTCCACGGCCGCCTGGGCCACGAACGAGCAGGCCGGCGCCGCGCGATCGGCGGACGACGTGCGCGCCGCGATCGCCGAGGGCAACCGCGCCTACGAGGCGAAGTTCGGCCGGATCTACCTCGTCTGCGCCACGGGCAAGACGGGCGAGGAGCTGCTCGCGATCCTGCGCGCGCGGCTCGACAACGACGCGGAGACCGAGCTGCGCGTCGCCGTGGGTGAACAAGAAAAGATCACGCGCCTGCGCCTGGAGAAGATCCTCTCGCCATGAGCACGAGCCCCATCACCACCCATGTCCTCGACACGAGCCGCGGCAGACCCGCGGAGGGCGTCCCCGTCGTGCTGGAGCGCCTGGAAGACAGCGGCGAGGCCGTCGTGCTCGGGCGCGGCGAGACGGACGCGGACGGCCGCCTGCGCGACCTCCTGCCGCCCGAGCCACGCCCGAAGCCTGGCACCTACCGCATCACGTTCGACACGGGCGCGTACTTCGCGGCGCACGGCACGACGGGCTTTTACCCGAGCGTCGCGATCACCTTCCACCTGCGCGCGCCGGAGGAGCA contains these protein-coding regions:
- a CDS encoding lytic transglycosylase domain-containing protein, yielding MALRSFLSRRSAVWGLGLTALVALGCAAVTTAPRLGAGSAPTSAAAAAAAPASTAAPASPSAAASTSTAAAPEEPVAFDPDAALPLLDDPRLAAVKAAVAREAYVEAARELDTALAKEPRPSREEEHAFRYQLGRLRALAGDPLGAARAFGEAAAVGGPLEGYARYEAADLSVRAGEHAEALRHIEKIPADLPVASQVVLLRADALLGKGDLDAALPHYRAYLGKSGHPPRWVEVSLKVARALLQKPSEEHAEEAIGLARRVIYEGPSGAGSGEAKAIENDALGSLPFPRRKAFETPSQDDLLSQAKRQLAASQSRAALRTTDGLIADPRAATPGDLGCGAWMVRAEALFRLRKRPEAADAYGSAIERCAGTPRRVEALWHGGKASARAARNAEAAQRYGLLEQEFAPHRLADDARLKGALAARELGDEARFTQMLTKMPDDYPEGDMTTDGLFELALGRMTKRDWAGAVAPLERALARAPRERVYYAAGRLPYYLARARLETGAIDQAKELFASVIRDYPLTFYMSLAYARLADKDRVAADRALDEALAREGATAPLPPPASAAFAQPAFVRALALARQGESRLARIELDRLGVGARTAPPEVLWAAALLFSRAGSPKEAHQILRTATNTIPKGRAELTDWTDHYPAGNWRSAWEIAFPRPYASIVAAEAQRSGIPESLAHAIMREESAFDPRVVSSAAAVGLMQLILPTAQRMAKPLKLKATAESLKRPEINVALGCRYLSILRAKFKDNPLLAIPGYNAGGGKPKDWVDERPNEDFDLWVEQIPYEETRNYTKRVMTSMAAYDFLYGKGKSGEALAAPLHASPAARGALAAKAP
- a CDS encoding protein kinase domain-containing protein, encoding MTTPSPAEKLVGATLNRRFRLVRLLGEGGMGAVYEAESVQGEGKRAVKMLHEEFTRIPEVRDRFLQEVTATKNLVHPNVVPILESAVAEDGSPYLVMELLRGQSLGDKLDGGVILPVPEAFRITSQILAALSAAHAQRVVHRDLKPDNVFVARDPGGNEVVKILDFGIAKVMDAAGGMGNKTRTGALIGTPGYMSPEQIKSAKNVDPRSDLWGVATILYQMLTGTLPFEADNDFTRLTAVIVGHPTPITVYAPELQRFTPFFDRALEKDPNKRFQTADEMAQVLAALVRVEAPTAAAQGGWQPQQESAATLASAATTVMPVITTPHPPPMAPVSGSFAVADTDPAASPRQTAPGAPAPAAVLYTPQPAGGTQMSPERHGPPIPRAAPQVAIVPAPPLPKPAGVPVPIAAAIAFGAFLLGLVIGLVVGG
- a CDS encoding dipeptidase — encoded protein: MPALLLTARFAKALASAASLVVSLANPASAVAEAPAEPRFMVVDLHADVPWQVHGKGRSPKLTEGQARIEALQKGGYGGVVLPIYISDKIKGGPKIDDAEAIYRAALSIVEASPIFLPLGSRFAEPDRISTFLAIEGAGAFAEDITAIDRFIDRGVRLVSLAHARNNKLASAATGGGAKYGLTDLGKQFAARIYEKGALVDVSHLSDAGFRDLVPIAEAHGAPIVATHSNARALCDVPRNLTDEELRTIGRTGGVAGLNFHAPFVKAGGAATLADLVAQAEHMITIAGVDHVAIGSDFDGDIRPAEGMEDASRLPALARELKKRGRKDDEILKLFSLNALRVLGWRPSLARGLRSAEPSSAPEPPPQKNDAHKAP
- a CDS encoding DUF1232 domain-containing protein, which codes for MTTELETRCLNVFPEWLRTLAADADDIAKLLASTSAPLSARRYVAAGLNYLFKSLDLIPDGIEDLGFLDDAFVLRVAASLALDENPTVRAEAPALTRLAADKALIQELLGKDYGRLEKYVRELTRGAARGRTVDEIIEDDGTRSAFLNEVSGWAQSYQAPSFSRDEKNIVKLQSFLSAKLPT
- the allB gene encoding allantoinase AllB; this translates as MESPVAAPFDLVLKSRRVVLPDGVREAAIAIRGERIAAVLDASAVPPGARTIDVGDRVIMPGLVDTHAHINEPGRTEWEGFETATRACAAGGITTVVDMPLNSIPVTTTRAALDEKRHASAGRTWVDHGFWGGVVPGNERELEPLVEAGALGFKAFLVHSGIDDFPMAAEDDLRRAMPILARLSVPLLVHAELEDDTPAPAGDPRSYATYLASRPAAWEERAVRRMIDLCRTYGGPVHVVHLSAAGALEDAGRARAEGLPFSIETCPHYLLLAAEEVPEGHTEYKCAPPIRERDNRERLWSALVSGAIDLVVSDHSPCTPRLKLPEEGDFLRAWGGIASLQLGLSLVWTEAEKRGATLSDLARWMCEAPARLAGLSHKKGRIAPGLDADLVVWDPEATFVVEPSILRHRHPVTPYLGRTLRGEVKRTILRGQTVYEDGVVRDEPLGVPLLGRGA
- the alc gene encoding allantoicase, translated to MADFETMVDLASERLGGAAIWATDDFFAPKENLLKPGKAVFIPGKYTEQGKWMDGWESRRRREGSEDACIVRLGLAGRIAGFDVDTSHFLGNAPAKVSIEATHVPGYRSLEALLGADVAWTEILAPSAVKPGSQNLFAIADQGTYSHVKLRIYPDGGVARLRVYGEVEPDWPLLLAEHHVLDLAAVEHGGVVIAASDEFFSDRRNLLLPGPSRDMGDGWESRRRRGPGHDWAIVRLGRAGTLVRTDIDTTHFKGNYPESCSLEGCFLRGEATPEALEAAAWRELLPRTKLEAHTRHQFSLHAGGPVSHVRLRIFPDGGVARLRLYGAPFMG
- the uraD gene encoding 2-oxo-4-hydroxy-4-carboxy-5-ureidoimidazoline decarboxylase, with product MDECRVLNELEGEEARAALTRCCGSTRWVSRMLQERPFQSRAHLFEAASRHWSALDVADWDEAFSHHPRIGEPNAAAKSTAAWATNEQAGAARSADDVRAAIAEGNRAYEAKFGRIYLVCATGKTGEELLAILRARLDNDAETELRVAVGEQEKITRLRLEKILSP
- the uraH gene encoding hydroxyisourate hydrolase, whose protein sequence is MSTSPITTHVLDTSRGRPAEGVPVVLERLEDSGEAVVLGRGETDADGRLRDLLPPEPRPKPGTYRITFDTGAYFAAHGTTGFYPSVAITFHLRAPEEHHHVPLLLNPYGFSTYRGS